In Papaver somniferum cultivar HN1 chromosome 1, ASM357369v1, whole genome shotgun sequence, a genomic segment contains:
- the LOC113317407 gene encoding aureusidin synthase-like, whose translation MKSMILGVIDESWFHGNSHVVVNTEDKKRSHVVLSPNLTTCHPSFSDDNKPVYCCPPKHESEEPIIDFQFPDPSTQPIRVRRPAHVMDKDKDFVAKYNKAIAIMKSLPYDDPRSFRRQADIHCIFCTGAYNQQHSNSLMKIHRSWMFFPWHRMMIYFHERILGSLIGDDTFALPFWNWDSPEGMHVPDMFLNGSFVDTERDSSHLPPQVVDVNFDEQERGLGHEEQKAYNVGFMYTQMISAAKKPELFMGFPYKAGGDGYCNAPGTVEDAPHNTLHYWTGSNLNPERENMGAFYSAARDPIFYSHHSNIDRLWEVWRELRSSNNVPEDSDWLDTHFFFHNEKSQLVRVKTRDVLDVTKLRYTFDWVENPWINARPKPSVPPHMARQMLRMRNSNNHSGGLLLTTSDFGSMGRILDTIIRVQVQRPRTHRTKIEIEYEEEILVVYGIDVKNDVYAKFDVYINAVDENIISPTTSEFAGTFVNMRRGVNVVMNKDDIAVDKKSHIKLGISELLEDLEADEDDSIWVSLVPKGNTGMSISIDGIRIEYLR comes from the coding sequence ATGAAAAGCATGATCTTAGGCGTAATAGATGAAAGCTGGTTTCATGGGAATAGCCACGTTGTAGTAAATACCGAGGATAAGAAGCGTAGTCATGTTGTGTTGAGTCCCAACCTAACAACTTGTCATCCATCATTCTCGGACGACAATAAACCTGTCTACTGTTGTCCTCCTAAACATGAGTCTGAAGAGCCCATCATAGATTTTCAGTTCCCTGACCCGTCAACTCAACCAATTCGTGTACGAAGACCTGCACATGTCATGGACAAAGACAAAGATTTTGTTGCCAAGTACAACAAAGCTATAGCCATCATGAAATCACTTCCTTATGATGATCCTCGTAGTTTCAGGCGCCAAGCtgatattcattgcatattttgcACAGGAGCTTATAACCAACAACATTCAAATTCCCTTATGAAAATCCATAGATCTTGGATGTTCTTTCCATGGCACCGTATGATGATATACTTTCATGAAAGAATTCTTGGAAGCCTTATAGGAGACGATACTTTTGCACTGCCATTTTGGAATTGGGACTCACCAGAGGGAATGCACGTCCCTGACATGTTCCTCAATGGGTCATTTGTTGATACAGAACGTGACAGCTCTCACCTTCCTCCTCAAGTGGTCGATGTTAACTTTGACGAGCAGGAAAGAGGGTTAGGACACGAGGAGCAGAAAGCATACAATGTTGGTTTCATGTACACTCAAATGATTTCCGCTGCAAAAAAGCCAGAGCTCTTCATGGGTTTTCCGTATAAAGCCGGTGGAGATGGGTATTGCAACGCCCCAGGGACAGTAGAGGATGCACCTCACAACACATTACATTATTGGACGGGCAGCAACTTAAATCCTGAAAGGGAGAATATGGGAGCATTTTACTCTGCTGCTCGTGATCCAATCTTCTATTCACATCATTCTAACATCGACCGCCTTTGGGAGGTCTGGAGGGAGCTTAGATCCTCAAACAATGTTCCTGAAGACTCTGATTGGTTAGACACTCATTTCTTCTTCCACAATGAAAAGTCACAACTTGTTAGGGTCAAAACCAGAGATGTTCTTGATGTTACTAAACTAAGGTACACCTTTGATTGGGTTGAAAATCCTTGGATTAATGCACGACCAAAGCCTTCTGTTCCTCCTCATATGGCACGGcagatgttgagaatgagaaaCAGCAATAATCATAGTGGTGGTTTACTCCTGACAACATCTGACTTTGGCTCCATGGGTCGAATTCTGGACACCATCATAAGAGTTCAAGTTCAAAGGCCTAGAACCCATAGAACGAAAATAGagattgaatacgaagaagaaATTCTAGTTGTGTATGGGATTGATGTCAAGAATGATGTTTATGCTAAGTTTGACGTGTACATAAACGCAGTTGATGAGAATATAATCAGTCCTACAACAAGTGAATTTGCAGGAACTTTTGTTAATATGCGCAGAGGTGTTAATGTGGTCATGAACAAGGACGATATAGCTGTTGACAAGAAGAGCCATATTAAGTTAGGGATATCTGAGCTGTTAGAAGACTTAGAGGCAGATGAAGATGATAGTATTTGGGTATCCTTGGTGCCAAAAGGTAACACCGGTATGAGTATCTCCATTGATGGGATTCGGATTGAGTACCTTAGATGA